A single genomic interval of Candidatus Poribacteria bacterium harbors:
- a CDS encoding mandelate racemase/muconate lactonizing enzyme family protein, with protein MKITDVKLSDPVYANVKQSTDATVVNPAIRASSLVQISTDEGVTGFASIGEPQVGPEGVTLNKLLIEHMFKPLVVGEDPLDTERIWDKLYWGSVRWGRRGVVLSVIGGIDIALWDLKGKILNQPVHKLLGAHRDTVAAYGSSVSLLASEEELVDIYSGFVEAGFKMVKMKVGRRNTNEDVERVKLVRDTIGPNVDLAIDVNSGWSLNTAIRMAAKLEKYNIYWLEEPLPPDELDNHVKLAAEISIPIALGETHATKWEFRELMEQGAVQFVQADIVRTGGVTEWVKIAAIADSYGLPMCPHATTEIAASLVAAVPNGLFVECFRFAPPPKGSSAVIDPILPKNGEISPPKRPGFGIQYDEEVLTRLRAAPKPDPEELWFATKRGWQWPPYL; from the coding sequence ATGAAAATCACTGATGTAAAATTATCCGACCCCGTGTACGCCAACGTCAAACAGAGCACCGACGCCACAGTGGTGAACCCCGCGATCCGCGCCAGTTCACTCGTGCAAATATCCACCGACGAAGGTGTGACAGGATTTGCCTCGATTGGCGAACCGCAGGTGGGGCCCGAAGGTGTCACACTGAACAAACTGCTGATTGAGCACATGTTCAAACCGCTAGTTGTCGGTGAGGACCCCCTCGATACCGAGCGGATCTGGGACAAGCTGTACTGGGGCAGCGTACGGTGGGGCAGAAGGGGTGTGGTTCTATCCGTAATTGGCGGGATAGATATCGCCCTGTGGGATCTGAAAGGAAAGATTCTCAATCAACCAGTCCACAAACTGCTCGGTGCCCACCGGGACACGGTGGCAGCGTACGGCAGTAGCGTCAGCCTCCTCGCTAGTGAGGAAGAACTTGTCGACATCTATTCCGGGTTCGTCGAAGCTGGGTTCAAGATGGTGAAGATGAAGGTCGGGAGGCGAAATACGAACGAAGACGTGGAGCGGGTCAAGCTGGTGAGGGACACTATTGGTCCCAATGTAGACCTTGCAATAGACGTCAACTCTGGCTGGAGTCTCAATACGGCAATACGAATGGCGGCGAAACTGGAGAAGTATAACATTTACTGGCTCGAGGAGCCGCTGCCCCCCGACGAGCTAGACAATCATGTCAAACTCGCCGCGGAGATAAGCATCCCGATAGCCCTCGGTGAAACGCACGCAACGAAGTGGGAGTTCAGAGAACTGATGGAACAGGGAGCCGTGCAGTTCGTACAGGCAGACATCGTCCGGACCGGTGGCGTAACCGAGTGGGTGAAGATCGCCGCTATTGCCGATTCATACGGCCTGCCGATGTGCCCCCATGCGACCACCGAGATCGCAGCATCGCTGGTGGCGGCTGTGCCAAATGGACTGTTCGTTGAATGCTTCAGGTTCGCGCCACCTCCTAAAGGTTCATCGGCTGTCATAGACCCGATTCTTCCGAAAAACGGCGAGATCTCGCCGCCGAAGAGGCCTGGCTTCGGGATCCAATACGACGAAGAGGTCCTCACGAGGCTACGAGCAGCACCGAAACCGGACCCAGAAGAACTCTGGTTTGCCACAAAAAGAGGTTGGCAGTGGCCGCCCTACCTATAG
- a CDS encoding mandelate racemase/muconate lactonizing enzyme family protein: MKVIDLKTMVVENEPPYNGGRYLLFLELITDEGISGLGERITGNTYSRNLEDLKSQIHLIEEMGRAFIIGENPFNIERLWDRMYASRHDFRHPSLHATPVISAIEMALWDIVGKATNQPIYNLLGGKYHDQLRAYAYMPGGGFRDNPEQAGEVAAQLLEAGNTACKLDPFMPEYPIPRDIPLWEIEHAAKIFESIRKTVGNKIEVGIGTHGQLTTYSAIRVADYLEPYRPFWFEEPVPPENVDEMARVAAHTSIPIATGERLVTKYEFSQVLEKRAAQIIQLDVGQCGGIMEAKKIAIIAEAHYAVIAPHMACGPIAAASAIQIDTCSPNFLIQEANQGPLHKIIFKEPLVFENGYIIPPTGPGLGIEFDEDVLKGHLIKSL; encoded by the coding sequence TTGAAAGTTATAGATCTAAAAACGATGGTCGTTGAAAACGAACCACCTTACAACGGTGGCAGATACCTATTGTTTCTGGAACTCATAACCGACGAAGGTATATCCGGATTGGGCGAGCGCATCACCGGGAATACCTACTCACGTAATCTGGAGGACCTGAAGTCACAGATCCACCTGATAGAAGAGATGGGACGGGCGTTCATCATCGGCGAGAACCCATTCAACATCGAGAGACTCTGGGATCGGATGTACGCTTCCCGCCACGACTTCCGACACCCAAGCCTCCACGCGACCCCAGTGATCAGTGCAATCGAGATGGCATTATGGGACATCGTGGGTAAGGCGACGAACCAGCCGATCTACAATCTTCTAGGTGGCAAGTACCACGACCAACTTCGGGCTTACGCATACATGCCCGGCGGCGGGTTTCGAGATAACCCCGAACAAGCAGGTGAGGTCGCAGCACAACTACTCGAAGCGGGCAACACCGCTTGCAAACTCGATCCATTCATGCCAGAGTATCCCATACCGAGGGATATTCCATTGTGGGAGATTGAACACGCGGCAAAGATATTTGAAAGTATTCGGAAGACTGTCGGCAACAAGATAGAGGTCGGGATCGGGACTCACGGTCAGCTGACGACCTATAGTGCGATTCGTGTCGCCGATTATCTTGAACCGTATCGCCCCTTCTGGTTCGAGGAGCCAGTTCCCCCAGAGAATGTCGATGAGATGGCAAGAGTTGCTGCCCACACAAGCATTCCAATCGCTACGGGGGAACGACTAGTTACAAAGTATGAGTTCTCACAAGTGCTTGAAAAACGAGCCGCCCAGATTATCCAGTTGGATGTCGGACAGTGTGGCGGGATCATGGAGGCGAAGAAGATCGCGATCATCGCTGAGGCACACTATGCGGTAATCGCACCCCATATGGCTTGTGGTCCCATAGCAGCTGCCTCCGCGATTCAGATCGATACCTGTTCTCCGAACTTCCTCATCCAAGAGGCAAACCAAGGTCCGCTTCACAAGATAATTTTCAAAGAACCGCTTGTGTTCGAGAACGGCTACATCATTCCACCAACGGGACCAGGGCTAGGTATTGAGTTCGACGAAGATGTGCTGAAGGGACATCTGATTAAATCGCTTTGA
- a CDS encoding mandelate racemase/muconate lactonizing enzyme family protein: MKITQIEQIPVEIPYMERVRDHLRKGWNFGNRATDDELQANRSEFERQWRESSPPTVGTSIYRVHTDEGNIGIGEGTGIAEEKLQTYLGRSPFEFIMDDTAGPLQIAFYDLMGQAVGLPMARMFGPCQESAPIAYWSQCFPPEVLQEEVKIALESGFRVHKFKRRAHTDVVEQVQAIAEIAPDDYELTIDANTTFGTVERALSFGRRLKEYPHVKCLESPINQEDVEGYLRLKKELGLPLAIHFGSPSPTISLPSPAYDYYVVGGWLAGILRCANIASAANKPFWLQMGFTGVSAVFMVHLAAALPNASLSHVSLYILLEHSLLAEPLTIKDGLAKVPDRPGLGVGLDMDAVERYRVG; encoded by the coding sequence GTGAAAATTACCCAAATTGAGCAGATTCCCGTGGAGATCCCTTATATGGAGCGTGTACGGGACCACCTTCGGAAAGGTTGGAACTTCGGCAACCGCGCCACAGATGATGAACTTCAAGCAAATAGAAGTGAGTTTGAAAGGCAGTGGCGTGAATCGTCGCCGCCTACTGTAGGGACGTCGATCTATCGTGTACACACCGATGAGGGAAACATCGGGATCGGCGAAGGCACCGGTATCGCTGAAGAAAAACTCCAGACGTATCTAGGCAGAAGCCCTTTCGAGTTTATCATGGACGATACCGCGGGCCCTCTTCAGATCGCGTTTTACGACCTGATGGGTCAGGCGGTTGGACTGCCGATGGCGCGGATGTTTGGTCCCTGTCAGGAGAGTGCTCCAATCGCATATTGGTCACAATGTTTCCCGCCGGAGGTTTTACAGGAAGAGGTAAAAATTGCGCTAGAAAGCGGTTTTCGGGTGCATAAATTCAAACGCCGTGCCCACACTGACGTGGTGGAACAGGTTCAAGCCATCGCGGAGATAGCACCGGACGATTATGAACTCACGATCGACGCCAACACCACCTTTGGAACTGTGGAACGTGCCCTCTCCTTTGGTCGGCGGTTAAAAGAATATCCCCACGTCAAGTGCCTGGAATCACCCATCAATCAGGAGGATGTTGAAGGGTATCTGCGACTGAAGAAAGAACTCGGTCTACCACTAGCAATCCACTTTGGCTCACCGTCCCCAACGATTTCACTTCCTTCGCCCGCGTACGACTATTATGTGGTGGGCGGATGGCTCGCTGGCATTCTACGATGTGCCAACATCGCCTCTGCTGCGAACAAGCCGTTCTGGCTCCAGATGGGTTTTACAGGTGTTTCTGCGGTCTTCATGGTGCATCTCGCCGCCGCCCTCCCGAATGCGTCACTGAGTCATGTTTCACTTTACATACTGCTAGAGCATTCACTTCTTGCTGAACCGTTGACAATTAAAGACGGACTAGCGAAGGTTCCGGATAGACCGGGGCTGGGTGTGGGGCTCGATATGGATGCGGTTGAACGGTATCGGGTTGGTTAA
- a CDS encoding TAXI family TRAP transporter solute-binding subunit has protein sequence MNLRKKSKRISCTCLVIIGLIVSLSLVTSNVSAQKRKFLSVGTAPPGGAFFVVGGAIAQVVSSHTGDLNWEVSAEATKGTQENIRRLAKGELEFALANAAISYFAVRGEGAWKGEQPIRVVMTLAPNVALFITSQSSGVKKISDLKGKRAVVGPAGAGFEYFLEPILAAHGVSYQDFSPLHNTQAGAVDMLADGSAAAAFLGGAVPTASITRASASQNIFFIPFDDAAKQELFETYPFFNAVVIPSGTYRGQDEPFQGMNVGAMHLITAATLDADTVYQFTKVLYEQRAEVVKIHPAGRAINPKNAVKDTGTPFHPGAIRYFKEIGIWHDESPTPPKSSDN, from the coding sequence ATGAATTTAAGAAAAAAAAGCAAACGAATTAGCTGTACCTGCCTTGTGATTATCGGGCTTATCGTTTCATTGAGTTTAGTTACCTCCAACGTTAGCGCGCAAAAACGTAAATTTCTCAGCGTAGGCACGGCACCGCCGGGTGGGGCGTTTTTCGTCGTCGGTGGTGCGATCGCACAGGTCGTCAGCAGCCATACAGGCGACCTGAACTGGGAAGTTTCCGCAGAAGCGACCAAAGGCACACAGGAAAATATCCGGCGCCTCGCCAAAGGCGAGTTAGAGTTTGCCCTTGCCAACGCTGCGATCTCTTATTTCGCAGTTCGGGGCGAAGGGGCATGGAAAGGGGAACAACCCATCCGAGTGGTGATGACCCTTGCGCCCAATGTTGCCCTCTTTATCACGTCACAATCCTCCGGTGTAAAGAAGATTTCGGATTTGAAGGGGAAACGCGCGGTGGTCGGTCCCGCAGGCGCGGGATTTGAGTATTTTCTAGAGCCTATTTTGGCTGCACACGGTGTAAGTTACCAAGATTTTTCGCCACTCCACAACACCCAAGCCGGCGCCGTTGACATGCTCGCTGACGGTTCCGCCGCTGCTGCGTTCTTGGGCGGGGCAGTTCCGACCGCATCAATTACGCGAGCCAGTGCATCCCAGAACATCTTTTTCATTCCCTTCGATGATGCAGCGAAGCAGGAGTTGTTTGAAACCTACCCATTCTTTAACGCTGTTGTTATCCCTTCGGGGACGTACCGGGGTCAAGACGAGCCTTTTCAAGGTATGAATGTCGGTGCCATGCACCTGATTACTGCTGCAACTTTGGACGCGGACACAGTTTACCAGTTTACCAAGGTCCTCTACGAACAACGTGCTGAAGTCGTGAAGATACACCCTGCGGGCAGAGCAATCAATCCCAAAAATGCTGTGAAGGATACCGGCACACCATTTCACCCCGGTGCAATCCGTTATTTTAAGGAGATTGGAATTTGGCATGACGAAAGCCCAACGCCTCCTAAATCTTCAGATAACTAA
- a CDS encoding sulfatase, with translation MNIICIVNDSLRADHCGCYDGVGGINAVQYHTAEGIKKTATPNLDRLAAEGVLFSHCYAESLPTIPTRTTWWTGRVGFPFKPWQPFQESDYLLAEVLWSHGYTSALVTDVYHGHKPVYNIGRGFDTTVFVRGQEYDPWIVDDRTVDTNIWHRLRGDDTDALWAPRFEQYMKNRSTFQTEEDFFAPRVTHEAIRWLDAMVNQQGKKDKLFLWVDYFDPHEPWDPLEPFWSMYKAADYSGQDIIDPVAGPCTKIGSPSTEKPQAMSEHEYLTPDEIVRVRSLYAGEVTFTDKWVGVLVDHVRDLGLLDNTLIVWLSDHGEPFGEHGVIRKARPWNYEELVRIPMVFRLPEAIKSANSHQGVIDALVQPTDLFPTILDLLGIGKNLTLARTGPRPTAELFPQDMQLGTETVTLHGHSLAPLIRGETDRVRDYAYTGHHDRSWSIQDTVWRLHVPLEGDAPSELYDRGADPYDQRDVVADHGDLADDLELQLRRWVARL, from the coding sequence ATGAACATCATTTGCATTGTCAATGATTCACTACGGGCAGATCACTGTGGTTGCTATGACGGCGTGGGCGGTATCAACGCCGTCCAATATCACACAGCCGAGGGCATAAAGAAGACCGCTACCCCTAACCTCGATCGACTCGCGGCGGAAGGCGTTCTCTTTTCGCACTGCTACGCCGAGAGCTTGCCCACAATACCAACCCGCACCACATGGTGGACGGGACGCGTCGGCTTTCCGTTCAAACCTTGGCAGCCTTTTCAGGAGTCGGATTATCTGCTTGCCGAGGTCCTGTGGAGCCACGGATACACCAGCGCCCTCGTCACCGATGTGTATCACGGACACAAGCCGGTGTATAACATAGGGCGCGGTTTCGATACGACGGTTTTTGTGCGTGGACAGGAATATGACCCGTGGATTGTCGATGACCGTACCGTTGACACGAATATCTGGCACCGCCTACGCGGAGATGACACCGACGCACTCTGGGCACCCCGATTTGAGCAATATATGAAAAACCGTTCCACCTTTCAGACCGAGGAGGACTTCTTTGCCCCGCGTGTAACCCATGAAGCGATTCGTTGGCTTGACGCTATGGTGAACCAGCAAGGCAAAAAAGATAAGCTCTTCCTCTGGGTGGACTACTTCGACCCACACGAACCGTGGGATCCACTCGAACCGTTCTGGTCTATGTACAAAGCCGCCGACTACTCTGGACAAGATATTATCGATCCCGTGGCAGGTCCCTGTACAAAGATCGGCAGCCCCTCGACCGAGAAACCGCAAGCCATGAGTGAACACGAATATCTCACGCCCGATGAAATCGTTCGTGTCCGCTCGCTCTACGCAGGGGAGGTCACGTTTACCGATAAGTGGGTAGGCGTATTGGTGGATCATGTGCGAGATTTGGGATTGCTCGACAATACATTGATTGTCTGGTTAAGTGATCACGGCGAACCGTTTGGCGAGCATGGAGTTATCCGTAAGGCGAGACCGTGGAACTATGAAGAATTGGTGAGGATTCCGATGGTGTTTCGTCTGCCAGAGGCTATAAAATCTGCCAACTCACATCAAGGTGTGATCGACGCACTTGTTCAACCGACCGATCTGTTTCCCACTATCTTAGACCTTCTCGGAATCGGTAAAAACCTGACCTTGGCTCGCACAGGACCGCGTCCGACCGCCGAACTCTTCCCGCAGGACATGCAACTGGGAACGGAGACGGTTACACTGCACGGTCATAGCCTAGCCCCATTGATTCGTGGTGAGACAGACCGTGTGCGCGACTACGCCTACACAGGTCACCATGATCGCTCGTGGTCAATTCAAGATACGGTGTGGCGTCTGCACGTTCCACTAGAGGGGGATGCACCCAGCGAACTGTACGATCGGGGGGCAGATCCGTATGACCAGCGGGATGTGGTAGCAGATCATGGGGATCTTGCGGACGATCTGGAGCTGCAATTACGCCGCTGGGTGGCGCGTCTGTGA
- a CDS encoding mandelate racemase/muconate lactonizing protein, giving the protein MRITQIEPIPVRVPLKAGLTTKTAHGEHIDSPYVIVRIYTDTDLVGLGEATVAPRWSGETSRGCVAAIEELIAPALVGADPTQINSLRAIMDREIKLNPFTKAGVEMALWDLSGKAAGVPVYQLLGGQVRDAIPIKMVVGAFDVPQAVSLAERFLNWGVRCLKVKVGLDPVTDLQRVKAVREVAGPTIPIGIDVNCGWSLDTARRMLPKLEPYDILFAEQPISPDDPKSLAQLREATHIPIMADESLFTLADAWLLANARAADIFSVYPGKHGGLSPTLEIVHVAKAAGAVGSIGSNLELGIGTAAMLHVAAAIPTIDSEIYPADLIGPLYHEADLLREPLTLGPEVARVPEGPGLGVELDEEQLAHWRDKNA; this is encoded by the coding sequence ATGAGAATTACACAGATTGAACCGATCCCCGTCCGAGTTCCCCTGAAGGCGGGATTGACAACAAAGACCGCCCACGGCGAACATATCGACTCGCCTTACGTCATCGTTCGCATCTACACTGATACAGATTTAGTCGGTCTGGGCGAAGCAACAGTCGCACCTCGCTGGAGCGGTGAAACCAGTCGCGGCTGTGTCGCTGCCATAGAGGAACTGATTGCCCCTGCGCTGGTTGGCGCTGACCCCACCCAGATCAATTCGCTGCGAGCGATCATGGACAGAGAGATTAAGCTCAACCCGTTCACAAAGGCGGGGGTAGAGATGGCACTGTGGGACCTGTCCGGCAAAGCAGCAGGGGTTCCCGTCTATCAACTGCTCGGCGGGCAGGTCCGTGATGCAATCCCAATCAAGATGGTTGTCGGTGCGTTCGATGTGCCCCAAGCGGTCAGTCTGGCAGAACGATTCCTCAATTGGGGGGTACGTTGCCTGAAAGTCAAGGTTGGGCTCGATCCAGTGACAGATCTGCAGCGCGTTAAAGCTGTGCGAGAGGTCGCTGGTCCAACGATTCCGATCGGCATTGACGTCAATTGTGGCTGGAGCCTAGATACCGCTCGCCGTATGCTCCCCAAACTTGAACCTTACGATATACTCTTCGCAGAGCAACCCATCTCTCCCGATGATCCAAAATCGCTCGCACAACTCAGGGAAGCGACGCACATTCCAATCATGGCAGACGAGAGCCTTTTCACACTTGCAGATGCGTGGCTGCTAGCCAACGCGCGTGCCGCCGATATTTTTAGCGTGTATCCCGGTAAGCACGGCGGGTTGAGCCCCACCCTCGAAATTGTACATGTTGCAAAGGCTGCCGGCGCAGTGGGTAGTATCGGAAGCAATTTGGAGTTGGGGATTGGGACCGCTGCGATGCTGCACGTCGCAGCCGCGATACCCACCATCGACAGCGAAATTTACCCAGCAGACCTCATTGGACCGCTCTACCATGAAGCGGACCTATTGCGGGAGCCACTCACTCTCGGTCCTGAAGTTGCTCGTGTCCCCGAAGGTCCTGGACTGGGTGTCGAGTTGGATGAAGAGCAGTTAGCACATTGGAGAGATAAAAACGCATGA
- a CDS encoding amidohydrolase, with translation MLVDIHTNLGWYPDHYSDEFVEFALAAKKAKMRITPDVYFAGEEEEEKNAFDSTPETLLEATKSCDKVVVFGLKAPFCGINIPQEMVADFVNQHSDRFIGWCSVDPNDEDCVDQLVYNVEELGLRGLKVAPIYQNFDPQDTKHLPLFKKAEVLDIPVIWHQGTSFVRPGPLKYSNPVMLEDIAVACPNLRMIIAHMGHPWETDCVVLIRKHPNLYVDISALHYRPWRHYQAFITALEYGVEHKLIFGSDFPSATPEQVIAGQYKVNDIVEGTNFPKFPEKAIHNIIYENWKQFNVL, from the coding sequence ATGCTTGTTGACATCCACACGAATCTCGGTTGGTATCCCGATCACTATTCCGACGAATTTGTCGAATTCGCACTTGCTGCCAAGAAAGCGAAGATGCGGATTACGCCGGACGTCTACTTCGCCGGTGAGGAGGAAGAGGAAAAGAACGCCTTTGACTCTACGCCCGAAACCCTACTTGAAGCGACCAAGAGTTGCGATAAGGTCGTCGTGTTTGGGCTAAAAGCACCTTTCTGCGGCATCAACATCCCGCAGGAGATGGTCGCGGATTTTGTCAACCAACATTCGGATCGCTTTATCGGTTGGTGTTCGGTCGATCCAAACGATGAAGATTGTGTGGATCAACTTGTCTACAACGTCGAAGAACTTGGACTTCGCGGACTGAAAGTCGCACCTATCTACCAGAACTTTGACCCACAGGATACGAAACACCTACCGCTTTTCAAAAAAGCTGAAGTGTTGGATATCCCGGTGATCTGGCATCAGGGCACCTCCTTTGTTCGACCCGGACCGTTGAAATACTCGAACCCAGTTATGTTGGAGGACATCGCAGTCGCCTGCCCGAACCTTCGCATGATTATCGCACACATGGGGCATCCGTGGGAAACCGATTGCGTGGTACTAATTCGCAAACACCCCAATCTGTATGTCGACATCTCCGCACTCCACTATCGTCCGTGGCGGCACTATCAAGCGTTCATTACAGCCCTTGAGTACGGAGTAGAGCATAAGCTGATTTTCGGTTCCGATTTTCCCTCCGCTACCCCAGAACAGGTTATCGCCGGACAGTATAAGGTGAACGATATTGTCGAGGGAACTAACTTCCCAAAGTTCCCCGAGAAAGCGATTCACAACATTATCTACGAGAATTGGAAGCAATTCAATGTACTATGA